A genome region from Streptomyces pratensis includes the following:
- the rsmA gene encoding 16S rRNA (adenine(1518)-N(6)/adenine(1519)-N(6))-dimethyltransferase RsmA — MSTTEPDALLGPADIRELAAALGVRPTKQRGQNFVIDANTVRRIVRTAEVRPDDVVVEVGPGLGSLTLALLEAADRVVAVEIDDVLAGALPATVAARLPGRTDRFALVHSDAMLVTELPGPAPTALVANLPYNVAVPVLLTMLERFPTIERTLVMVQAEVADRLAAKPGNKVYGVPSVKANWYADVKRAGSIGRTVFWPAPNVDSGLVSLVRRTEPIRTTASRTEVFAVVDAAFAQRRKTLRAALAGWAGSAPAAEAALTAAGISPQARGEALTVEEFAAIAENKPEPSE, encoded by the coding sequence GTGAGCACCACAGAGCCCGACGCCCTCCTGGGCCCCGCAGACATCCGCGAGCTGGCCGCAGCGCTGGGCGTACGCCCCACCAAGCAGCGCGGTCAGAACTTCGTCATCGACGCCAACACGGTCCGCAGGATCGTACGGACCGCCGAGGTGCGGCCCGACGACGTGGTGGTCGAGGTCGGGCCCGGCCTGGGCTCGCTCACCCTGGCCCTGCTGGAGGCGGCCGACCGGGTCGTCGCCGTGGAGATCGACGACGTGCTCGCGGGCGCCCTGCCGGCCACGGTCGCCGCACGGCTGCCCGGCCGCACCGACCGCTTCGCGCTGGTCCACTCGGACGCGATGCTGGTCACCGAGCTGCCCGGCCCCGCGCCCACCGCCCTGGTCGCCAACCTTCCGTACAACGTCGCCGTGCCGGTCCTGCTCACGATGCTGGAGCGCTTCCCCACCATCGAGCGGACCCTCGTGATGGTGCAGGCCGAGGTCGCCGACCGGCTGGCGGCCAAGCCGGGCAACAAGGTCTACGGGGTGCCGTCGGTCAAGGCCAACTGGTACGCCGACGTCAAGCGCGCCGGGTCCATCGGCCGCACGGTGTTCTGGCCCGCGCCGAACGTCGACTCGGGGCTGGTGTCCCTCGTGCGGCGCACCGAACCGATCCGGACCACCGCGAGCCGGACCGAGGTCTTCGCCGTCGTGGACGCCGCCTTCGCCCAGCGCCGTAAGACACTGCGCGCCGCACTCGCGGGCTGGGCGGGTTCCGCACCGGCCGCCGAGGCCGCCCTGACCGCTGCGGGGATCTCGCCGCAGGCACGGGGCGAGGCGCTCACCGTCGAGGAGTTCGCCGCCATCGCCGAGAACAAGCCGGAGCCCTCCGAATGA
- a CDS encoding lipoprotein: MMRCAIRALLPAALATMVLAGCSSQSGGGDTGKNGDGAPSRAAKSGAVEKGVTLGAPGSACELPVTFDLATGWKPETVEVDPGSEFAELGQQGSATMVCEIDAKPAGNIGYIRVWQAEGSGTAPRAALEDFVAGDANASAASYEVTEAGAVAAAEVTYTVRPELSDERKKERAFAVATPEGPVVVHLGGLDSQEHEEMLPAYELARNTLKLN, translated from the coding sequence ATGATGCGCTGCGCGATACGGGCTCTGCTGCCGGCGGCACTGGCGACAATGGTGCTGGCCGGCTGTTCGTCGCAGTCCGGCGGCGGTGACACGGGCAAGAACGGGGACGGTGCACCTTCGAGGGCCGCGAAGAGCGGCGCCGTGGAGAAGGGTGTCACGCTCGGCGCCCCCGGCTCGGCCTGCGAGCTGCCCGTGACCTTCGACCTGGCGACGGGCTGGAAGCCGGAGACCGTGGAGGTGGATCCAGGCTCCGAGTTCGCGGAACTGGGACAGCAGGGCTCGGCCACGATGGTCTGCGAGATCGACGCCAAGCCCGCCGGGAACATCGGATACATCCGGGTCTGGCAGGCCGAGGGGTCCGGCACCGCACCGCGAGCGGCGCTGGAGGACTTCGTGGCCGGCGACGCGAACGCGTCCGCGGCGTCGTACGAGGTGACGGAGGCGGGAGCGGTGGCAGCCGCTGAGGTCACCTACACGGTGCGCCCCGAGCTGTCGGACGAGCGGAAGAAGGAGAGGGCCTTCGCCGTCGCGACGCCCGAAGGGCCGGTCGTGGTGCACCTGGGCGGGCTGGACTCCCAGGAGCACGAGGAGATGCTCCCCGCGTACGAGCTGGCTCGGAACACCCTGAAGCTGAACTGA
- a CDS encoding 4-(cytidine 5'-diphospho)-2-C-methyl-D-erythritol kinase: MTDSVTVRVPAKVNVQLAVGAPRPDGFHDLANVFLAVGLYDEVTVTPADTLRVTCSGPDAGQVPLDATNLAARAAIALAARHGIAPDVHIHIAKDIPVAGGMAGGSADGAAALLACDALWATGASRDELLEICAELGSDVPFSLVGGAALGVGRGEQLTAVEVGGTFHWVFAVADGGLSTPAVYGEFDRLTAGTDVPEPAASPALLTALRKGDATALADALGNDLQAAALSLRPSLAGTLAAGTDAGALAALVSGSGPTTAFLTADEESARKVADALLASGTCREARVAASPAAGATVV; encoded by the coding sequence ATGACCGACAGCGTCACCGTCCGTGTACCCGCCAAGGTCAACGTGCAGCTCGCGGTGGGCGCGCCCCGGCCCGACGGCTTCCACGACCTGGCCAACGTCTTCCTCGCCGTCGGCCTGTACGACGAGGTCACCGTCACCCCGGCCGACACCCTGCGCGTGACCTGCTCCGGACCGGACGCCGGTCAGGTCCCGCTGGACGCCACCAACCTGGCGGCCCGCGCGGCGATCGCCCTGGCCGCCCGGCACGGCATCGCCCCCGATGTGCACATCCACATCGCCAAGGACATCCCCGTCGCAGGCGGCATGGCGGGCGGCAGCGCCGACGGCGCCGCGGCCCTGCTGGCCTGCGACGCCCTGTGGGCCACAGGCGCGAGCCGGGACGAACTCCTGGAGATCTGCGCCGAACTGGGCAGCGACGTGCCGTTCAGCCTGGTCGGCGGGGCGGCACTCGGGGTCGGCCGGGGCGAGCAGCTGACGGCCGTCGAGGTCGGTGGCACGTTCCACTGGGTCTTCGCCGTCGCCGACGGCGGACTCTCCACCCCGGCCGTGTACGGCGAGTTCGACCGTCTGACCGCCGGCACCGACGTTCCCGAGCCGGCCGCGTCCCCCGCGCTCCTGACCGCCCTGCGCAAGGGGGACGCCACGGCGCTCGCGGACGCCCTCGGCAACGACCTCCAGGCCGCCGCCCTCTCCCTGCGCCCCTCACTGGCCGGCACCCTCGCGGCGGGCACCGACGCCGGCGCCCTGGCCGCGCTGGTCTCGGGATCCGGGCCGACGACGGCCTTCCTCACCGCCGACGAGGAGTCGGCGCGGAAGGTGGCCGACGCCCTGCTGGCCTCGGGCACCTGCCGGGAGGCCCGCGTGGCGGCGTCCCCGGCGGCGGGCGCCACCGTCGTCTGA
- a CDS encoding acyltransferase family protein: protein MGSPVRELAEATPVTRDRYIDLLRVASLGTVVLGHWLMAAVTTEGVGNLLAVVPGLQLLTWVLQIMPVFFFVGGFSHALSYRSLLRRRPEGSTVSVYPSFLRARLQRLLRPTMVFVLVWGVAALVVQLLGGGGGLTGVTLRLVTQPLWFIGIYLAMVAFTPALLRLHDRYGWGAFAALAGAAATVDLLRFAAGVPYVEFLNFAFVWLAVHQLGFLRADGRIRRPALLAGAGLAAAVALVAFGPYPLSMVGMPGEKISNMAPPTLALLGHGLWLVGAVELLRAPGARLAARPRVWRAVVAANGVAMTAFLWHLTAMLGVYGAMLALGLPLPEPATGTWWAQVPLRIAAAAAVTAVLVTAFRTFERPVRVTPGRGASGAGAVSAIGVTFALLGVLGLSMVGYAGLLEGHTALLIAVHVSAPAAVAMALGGWLLVERAGR from the coding sequence ATGGGATCACCTGTTCGTGAACTGGCCGAGGCCACACCCGTCACCCGGGACCGCTACATCGACCTGCTGCGCGTCGCCTCGCTCGGCACGGTCGTCCTCGGCCACTGGCTGATGGCCGCCGTCACCACCGAGGGGGTCGGGAACCTCCTCGCCGTCGTGCCGGGACTCCAGCTGCTCACCTGGGTCCTCCAGATCATGCCGGTGTTCTTCTTCGTCGGCGGCTTCTCCCACGCACTGTCCTACCGGTCCCTGCTCCGCAGGCGGCCCGAGGGCTCCACGGTCTCCGTGTACCCGTCCTTCCTGCGCGCCCGGCTGCAACGGCTGCTGAGGCCGACGATGGTCTTCGTCCTCGTGTGGGGCGTCGCCGCACTCGTCGTCCAACTGCTCGGCGGTGGAGGCGGGCTGACCGGTGTGACGCTGCGGCTGGTGACCCAGCCCCTCTGGTTCATCGGCATCTACCTGGCGATGGTCGCTTTCACCCCGGCCCTGCTGAGGCTGCACGACCGCTACGGCTGGGGCGCGTTCGCCGCACTCGCGGGGGCCGCCGCCACGGTGGATCTCCTGCGCTTCGCGGCAGGCGTCCCGTACGTCGAGTTCCTGAACTTCGCGTTCGTCTGGCTCGCGGTGCACCAGCTCGGCTTCCTGCGCGCCGACGGCCGCATCCGCCGGCCCGCGCTCCTCGCCGGTGCCGGGCTCGCCGCGGCCGTCGCACTGGTGGCCTTCGGCCCGTATCCGCTCTCCATGGTCGGGATGCCCGGGGAGAAGATCAGCAACATGGCGCCTCCCACGCTCGCCCTCCTCGGCCACGGCCTGTGGCTGGTCGGGGCGGTCGAGCTGCTGCGGGCGCCCGGCGCCCGGCTCGCAGCCCGGCCCCGCGTCTGGCGCGCGGTCGTGGCCGCCAACGGCGTCGCGATGACCGCGTTCCTGTGGCACCTCACCGCGATGCTGGGCGTGTACGGGGCGATGCTCGCCCTCGGCCTCCCCCTGCCCGAGCCGGCCACCGGCACCTGGTGGGCGCAGGTGCCGCTGCGGATCGCTGCCGCCGCCGCGGTCACCGCGGTCCTGGTCACGGCCTTCCGCACCTTCGAGCGCCCCGTCCGTGTCACCCCGGGCAGGGGCGCGAGCGGCGCGGGAGCCGTGTCGGCGATCGGCGTGACCTTCGCCCTGCTCGGCGTGCTGGGGCTGTCCATGGTCGGCTACGCGGGGCTGCTGGAAGGGCACACCGCACTGCTGATCGCCGTCCACGTCAGCGCCCCCGCGGCCGTGGCGATGGCACTCGGCGGCTGGCTGCTGGTCGAGCGTGCGGGGCGGTGA
- a CDS encoding ubiquitin-like domain-containing protein — translation MGHSQGSHRAARGSRRTGRGPARVPAPPSAPPRSLHEERTIVATLWPGPLPVHDPTVLDTPLVARQAAAPPRETPGHRAARRHRAAPESLRRIVPRALVVAVLAGGTAAFLAQDKAVSVRVDGTSRTLHTFADDVGELLEDEGVTVGTGDTVAPAPATGLDDGDEVVVLREAHGSGPVPGGGPRAPRRP, via the coding sequence GTGGGCCATTCGCAGGGCAGTCACCGCGCGGCGCGCGGCAGTCGGCGCACGGGGCGGGGCCCGGCGCGCGTCCCCGCCCCGCCGTCGGCGCCGCCGCGCTCCCTCCACGAGGAGCGGACGATCGTCGCCACCCTGTGGCCGGGCCCTCTGCCGGTCCACGATCCCACCGTGCTGGACACCCCGCTGGTGGCCCGGCAGGCGGCGGCCCCGCCGAGGGAGACCCCCGGACACCGGGCGGCCCGGCGGCACCGCGCCGCCCCGGAGAGCCTGCGGCGGATCGTCCCGCGCGCCCTGGTCGTCGCCGTCCTGGCGGGCGGCACCGCGGCGTTCCTCGCCCAGGACAAGGCCGTCAGCGTCAGAGTCGACGGGACGTCGCGCACCCTGCACACCTTCGCGGACGACGTCGGGGAGCTCCTCGAAGACGAGGGCGTCACGGTCGGCACCGGCGACACCGTCGCCCCCGCCCCCGCCACGGGCCTCGACGACGGCGACGAGGTCGTCGTCCTCCGGGAGGCGCACGGCTCCGGCCCCGTGCCGGGCGGCGGGCCCCGGGCCCCGCGGCGGCCGTAG